A region of Flavobacteriales bacterium DNA encodes the following proteins:
- a CDS encoding ComF family protein, which yields MNKLHLFLDIINLIFPRTCYSCKSVLIKNERVLCIKCYVDLPKHVSRHNIHQLNLCVKGKNYKLYRRYKFQKKSVIQKLIYELKYNNKAYLGEYLGKELYKNLSHLENINYIIPVPLHEKKLSQRGYNQSELIAKGLQQHLKCELLNDVLLRSENTVSQTNKSRFHRFENMTGVFYLTKKKKLENKHIILLDDVFTTGATISECINVLEQIKNITITIVCVA from the coding sequence GTGAATAAATTACATCTTTTCTTGGACATAATTAATTTAATTTTTCCCAGAACTTGTTACTCCTGTAAAAGTGTCTTAATTAAGAATGAACGTGTCCTTTGTATAAAATGTTATGTAGACCTGCCAAAACATGTTAGTCGACATAATATACATCAACTCAATCTATGTGTAAAGGGTAAAAATTATAAATTATATAGAAGGTATAAATTCCAAAAAAAGAGTGTTATTCAAAAACTGATTTACGAATTAAAGTATAATAACAAAGCATATTTGGGAGAATATTTGGGCAAAGAACTATATAAAAACTTATCACATCTGGAAAACATAAATTATATCATTCCAGTACCATTACATGAAAAAAAACTAAGCCAAAGAGGTTATAATCAAAGCGAATTAATCGCCAAAGGACTACAACAACATTTAAAATGTGAATTATTGAATGACGTATTATTAAGAAGCGAAAACACAGTAAGTCAAACTAATAAGTCAAGGTTTCATCGGTTTGAAAATATGACAGGTGTTTTTTATTTAACAAAAAAGAAAAAACTAGAAAATAAGCATATCATACTATTAGACGATGTGTTTACTACGGGCGCAACAATTAGTGAATGTATCAATGTATTAGAGCAGATAAAGAATATAACCATCACTATCGTTTGTGTGGCATAA
- a CDS encoding DUF1844 domain-containing protein, which yields MNKNDQLFSELLYLLHHNAFSALDNIDIANYSESDLTSARQLIDMIVMLKEKTRGNLSDELDQIQTMMLSELESKYQQKFKITETNGSAK from the coding sequence ATGAATAAGAACGATCAATTATTTAGTGAGTTACTTTATTTACTACACCACAATGCATTTAGTGCACTTGATAATATAGATATTGCCAATTATTCGGAATCAGATTTAACTTCTGCTCGTCAACTCATTGATATGATTGTTATGCTAAAAGAAAAAACTAGAGGTAATTTATCAGATGAATTAGACCAAATACAAACAATGATGTTGTCTGAACTTGAATCAAAATACCAGCAAAAATTTAAAATAACCGAAACCAATGGATCAGCCAAATAA
- the xth gene encoding exodeoxyribonuclease III — protein MKIVTYNINGIRAALRKGLDEWLKSTDPDVICLQEIKAREEQFDSSVFTNLGYHCYWYSAQKPGYSGTAILSKEKPIKVTYGMNHENYDNEGRVMRVDFETYSVISVYMPSGSSGDSRQAFKMTFLEDFHHYISELIQQVPNLIIAGDYNICHKAIDIHNPERNQKTSGFLPEEREWLSSFINLGFIDTFRHFNQEPHHYSWWSYRANARVKNLGWRIDYLLATQSMESRLNRAAILSQAKHSDHCPVLVELS, from the coding sequence ATGAAAATAGTTACTTATAATATTAATGGTATTCGTGCTGCATTAAGAAAAGGTTTGGACGAGTGGTTAAAATCTACTGACCCTGATGTCATTTGTTTGCAAGAAATCAAAGCTCGTGAAGAGCAATTTGACTCTAGTGTTTTTACAAACTTAGGATATCATTGTTATTGGTATTCAGCTCAAAAGCCGGGCTATAGTGGCACGGCTATTTTGTCCAAGGAAAAACCAATTAAGGTAACTTATGGCATGAATCATGAAAACTATGACAATGAAGGTCGAGTAATGAGAGTTGATTTTGAAACCTACTCTGTTATTAGTGTTTATATGCCATCTGGTAGTAGCGGTGACTCTAGACAAGCCTTTAAAATGACTTTTTTGGAAGACTTTCATCATTATATTTCTGAACTCATACAGCAAGTTCCAAACCTAATTATTGCTGGCGATTATAACATTTGTCATAAGGCTATAGACATACATAATCCAGAACGCAACCAAAAGACCTCTGGCTTTTTACCTGAAGAACGGGAGTGGTTGTCTTCATTCATAAATTTAGGTTTTATCGATACTTTTCGTCATTTCAATCAAGAACCACATCACTATTCTTGGTGGAGTTATCGAGCCAATGCTAGAGTAAAAAACCTAGGTTGGAGAATAGATTATTTATTGGCAACCCAATCTATGGAGTCACGATTAAATAGAGCAGCAATACTCAGTCAAGCCAAACACTCTGACCACTGTCCTGTTTTAGTCGAATTGAGTTAA